Genomic window (Marinobacter fonticola):
GGGCCGCGTTGACCAGCAGATTCATAGCCACCTGATTGACCTGAGAGACGATGCACTCGATCGAAGGGATATCCCCAAAGTCCGTGTGGACCTCTGCCTTGTACTTCAGTTCGTTGTTGACGACATTCAGCGTGGTTTCGATGCCGCGGTGGAGGTCGGCAGGCTTGAAGGCTTCTTCTTCGGCGTGCGAGAAGTCCTTTAGGGACGCGATAATCTTCTTTATGCGGTCGAGGCCTTCCAGCGACTCTTTCAGCAAATCGTCGAGGTCGCCGCGTACATAGTCGTAATCGATGTTATCGCGAATAGACTTCAGCTCGTCGACGCTGCCGGCCGACGCCACGGCATCGGTGATACGAAACAGGTCCTGAAGGTAATTGCCCAAGGTCTGGATGTTGGATTGAACATACCCGACAGGGTTATTGATTTCATGAGCAACGCCAGCCGCGATTTGACCGATGGCGGCCAGTTTTTCCGATTGCAGGAGCTGTCTGTTTGCCTGCGCAAGCGCTTCCTCAAGGCTTGTCGGCCTGTTGTTTTCCGATATCTCCATGCGCGACTGCCCCATAGCGTCAGGTATTGAAATCGAACTTTCCTTGTATGCTGAAGTTCACCATTTTTAGGTCCTTGGTGCCTGCGAGTATAGGCTTACACACTGGAAAGGTGAGTAAAATTTGGTAAGCGGGTCACACTTTAAATGGCATTTGCCTGCCTGTTGTCGGTATCACTGTAACCGGTTGTTACGAGGGGCCCGGATTCCGTTCCTCAAGACATCGGATGTCACTTTTTGTTGGGTATCGAATGGTTGGGTAACGCATGGTTGGTTACCGACTTGCTGGGCAACGGCCTATGTTGTTCACTCTCTGTTGCCGGTCAGGGGCGGCACCACGCCATAACCGAAGCGTGCTCGGCCAGACGCTGCCCATTGAAACGCAAGGGTACTAAGGGTACTAAGGGTACTGGTATCGTCTGGAGTAACTCTGTCAATGTCATTGAAAACGCTGGTCCAAACGCGGTTCCTGGAGTCGTGGGTTGGGCAGGTTTCTGAGCAAGGATATTCCCATGAGCCGGTTAAACCGAAGCACCCACCTACCGGACGAGTTTCACGATGCCATCGAGCGCATCGATGACACGCCCGATAACGTCAGTACCGAGCCTGGCCTGGAGCAGGTGGTTGGCCTGTCACGCCGACGTTTCCTGCAAGGCAGTCTGGCCACCGCCGTGAGCGCTTTCTTCCTGGGCGGTTTGCCGGCACCGACGGCTGCTGCTGCTCGGGCCCAGACGCTGTTCCCCGG
Coding sequences:
- a CDS encoding sensor histidine kinase; this encodes MEISENNRPTSLEEALAQANRQLLQSEKLAAIGQIAAGVAHEINNPVGYVQSNIQTLGNYLQDLFRITDAVASAGSVDELKSIRDNIDYDYVRGDLDDLLKESLEGLDRIKKIIASLKDFSHAEEEAFKPADLHRGIETTLNVVNNELKYKAEVHTDFGDIPSIECIVSQVNQVAMNLLVNAAHAIEQFGRIDIRTGQSGDEVWFEVEDNGAGIDPSNLTHLFEPFYTTKPVGKGTGLGLALSKSIVDKHSGRIEVDSVIGRGTRFRVWLPIQQAGVAPTA